TTCCTTTATTTTTATATTTTTCTTATTTTCTTTTTTCTTTTCCATTATCTCAATTTACCTTTTTAATCTCTCGGAAAATATGGCAAGGAAAAAGGGGCTCCTTGAAGAAACAACAGGCGGTTGAAGTTTTAATATGGAAATAATAAATGAAATAAATGAAAAAAGAAGAAGATATGTAGATGATTTTCTTTCCTTTATACCGATTTATGAGGATAAAAAAAGGGAAATTGCCTTAAAAAATTTACTTTTAAAAAATAGAAAATTTATCAAAAACAAGATATGTGTAGAAGCAGGTGCAGGTAAGGGAATTTTTTCAAAATTTATGGTTCTTTTAGGAGCAAAAAGAGTTTATGCTGTGGAAGAGAGCTTTTACCTTTATAAAATTTTAAAAGAAAATGTAAAAGATGAGAAAAAAATAATTCCGGTAAATAAAAAAATAGAAGATTTTTTGCCTGATGAAGAAATTGATTTACTTTTCCAGGAGTTTTATGGTTCTCTTCTTTTTGATGAATCCCTTTTAGCTCTTGAAAAAATAAGATTTAAACCTAAGAGGGTAATACCTGATGGTGGTGCTTTATGGTGTATGATTTTAAAAGAAAAGGAAATTATGGAAAAAGATAAGATATATGAAAAAAATTGGAAAGAAATTTTAAAAAATGTTTTAGTATCTGACCTTTTTCCTTACATAAAATTTAAGCCACATTTTAAAATATTTGAATGGAATTACGGGAAAGATTTTCCTAAATTTATTAAATTTGAATTAAAAAGAAAAGGTGATTTTCTTGTATTTTCATCAGAAATAAAAGATAAAGGGAAAAGTATTTTAAAAACATGGGAAACGGATACCTGGTCTTTAATTTATACGCCGATTAATGGAAAAAAATTCCTTTTTGAGTTTAATTATGAAAATGCTTTTACGGAGATTAAATTCAAATGGATATAAAGTCAAAAAAGTATTTAAAAATGAAAAATCTTGAAATTTTTATAATTTTATTTTATTATTACATGTAAGGCATATAGGGTCTAATTCCCTTAAAAATATCATAAATATTATGAATTTTTTATTTTTATTCTTTTTTATATCTCAAATGAGTGAAGGTTTAAAAATAAACTTTCATACAGCAAGTTTTGAGCCAATTACTGAAGGTGTCCCTATATTCTCTTCTCAGTTGGATGGGAATTTTAATCCAGGTTTAAATTATGTAGTTATACAGTTTTCAGAAATCCCGACTCCAGAAGAAAGAAAAAATATTGGTGCAAGTTATGGTATTAAATTTACTCCCTGGTATATCCATGAGAATGCTTTTATTGTAAGTTTCGTTTCAGACAACCCATTAAAAAAGATAGAAGAAATAAAGGAAATAAGAAATGTGCGAAGTGTCTTTCTTTACAAACCAGCTTTTAAATTTACGAAAGATGCCTGGGAACTATTTACTACACAACCTGATTTAAGAGACAAATTTTATGTTCAGGTTTTTCACGATTCTTTACTAATGGATGCTGTAAATCAGGTTATCAATCTTGGAGGTGAAATATTATTCATCGGAAAAAGAGATTTAGAAGAGGCAAAACATCTTGCAAGATTTGGATTTATAATAGAAGCAGGGAAACTCGCACAGATTGCAAATAATAGTGGAGTTTTTGTTATCGGAAGATTATATGAAAAGAATGTTTTTAATGATGCTTCAAGATGGGTAATTCAGACAAATCTCTCAGTTGATACATCTATATGGGCTCGTGGAATTAGAGGTGAGGGAGTTATAATAGGGCATAATGACAACGGACTTGACCCAAACCATTGTTTCTTTAATGGAACTATAGACGGTCAGCCAAAAATTGTAAGACTTTTTGATTATAACGGTGGAGGTTTTGCAAACGGGGATCATGGAACTCATACTGCAGGAAGTGCACTTGGTGGAACTGATCAGCAGAGCACAAATAAACAATATAAAGGAATGGCTAAAAGGGCAAGACTTGTATCACAGGAACCATTAGCTCCTGACCCTCCTGGCTTTTACAGTGTCCTTCTTGACGCATATAGTGAAGGAGCAAGAATACATACAAATAGTTGGGGTTATCAATGTAATGCTATTTTAAATTATTGTGGAACAGGTGGATACGAATTAGAGGCTCTTGATATTGATAATTTTGTATGGAATTATATTGATATGACCGTATTTTTTGCAGCAGCAAATGGTGGAGATTGTGTATCCCCTTGGACTTGTGGAAATGTAAGAAGAATATCCTGTCCTGCAACTGCAAAAAATGATATAACAGTTGTTGCAACAAGAAGAGCAAACAATCAGGAATATAAGACAACATGGAGTTCCTTTGGGGCACCGAATAATCGTGGTGATTACAGGTTTGGAACGGATTTAACTGCCCCTGGTGAGAATGTCAACTCTGCTGATAATAATACAGCATGTGGTATTGTTCAAATGTCAGGGACATCAATGGCAACTCCAACAGCAGCAGGGGCAGGAGCACTTGTTGTTCAATATTATAAAGAAGGATGGTATGGAAACGGAACAAAGAACTCTGCACCTTCATGGAATCCCTCATCAGCACTTGTAAGGGCTACTCTTTTAGCATCTTGTAGGGATATGCTTTATGATGTTGATGATGATGAGTATGGACCAGCAAATTCAGGAGTCCCAAATATTTATGAGGGTGCAGGAAGAATAACTCTTGAAGATGCTTTGTGGTTTGGTGAGACAAGAAAACTTGCCTTTGTTGATGGTGACTTACCATACGGAGATAATCAGTTTAATACTGGTGATTCAATTGTTTACACAATAAATGTTCTTGGAAGCTCTATACCATTAATAATTATTCTTTCATGGATTGATTATGTGGGGACAGCAAATACATATCCAGTTATAGTTAATAACCTAAATTTAAAGGTGGTTGATCCTTCCGGAAACACATATAAGGGGAATGTTACATCCAATGGATGGTCTGTTCCAAATACTGGCTCTTTTGATGCACTTAATACCTGGGAACTCTTCAAATTACAGAACCCTTCAACAGGGGAATGGAAAATAATAGTTAAAGGTGCTAATATACCTCAGCCCAAGCCTGCAGGAATAAAATATCCTTTTGCAATTGTTGTCACAGGTAATTTTGACCAAATTTCAAAACTTGGAACTACTGAAAGTTTTCTTATTCTCTCTTCTTTAAAAGAAGGGATTCTTTTAAATCTTAACTTCTTTGAAAAAATT
This sequence is a window from candidate division WOR-3 bacterium. Protein-coding genes within it:
- a CDS encoding class I SAM-dependent methyltransferase — translated: MEIINEINEKRRRYVDDFLSFIPIYEDKKREIALKNLLLKNRKFIKNKICVEAGAGKGIFSKFMVLLGAKRVYAVEESFYLYKILKENVKDEKKIIPVNKKIEDFLPDEEIDLLFQEFYGSLLFDESLLALEKIRFKPKRVIPDGGALWCMILKEKEIMEKDKIYEKNWKEILKNVLVSDLFPYIKFKPHFKIFEWNYGKDFPKFIKFELKRKGDFLVFSSEIKDKGKSILKTWETDTWSLIYTPINGKKFLFEFNYENAFTEIKFKWI
- a CDS encoding S8 family serine peptidase; the encoded protein is MNFLFLFFFISQMSEGLKINFHTASFEPITEGVPIFSSQLDGNFNPGLNYVVIQFSEIPTPEERKNIGASYGIKFTPWYIHENAFIVSFVSDNPLKKIEEIKEIRNVRSVFLYKPAFKFTKDAWELFTTQPDLRDKFYVQVFHDSLLMDAVNQVINLGGEILFIGKRDLEEAKHLARFGFIIEAGKLAQIANNSGVFVIGRLYEKNVFNDASRWVIQTNLSVDTSIWARGIRGEGVIIGHNDNGLDPNHCFFNGTIDGQPKIVRLFDYNGGGFANGDHGTHTAGSALGGTDQQSTNKQYKGMAKRARLVSQEPLAPDPPGFYSVLLDAYSEGARIHTNSWGYQCNAILNYCGTGGYELEALDIDNFVWNYIDMTVFFAAANGGDCVSPWTCGNVRRISCPATAKNDITVVATRRANNQEYKTTWSSFGAPNNRGDYRFGTDLTAPGENVNSADNNTACGIVQMSGTSMATPTAAGAGALVVQYYKEGWYGNGTKNSAPSWNPSSALVRATLLASCRDMLYDVDDDEYGPANSGVPNIYEGAGRITLEDALWFGETRKLAFVDGDLPYGDNQFNTGDSIVYTINVLGSSIPLIIILSWIDYVGTANTYPVIVNNLNLKVVDPSGNTYKGNVTSNGWSVPNTGSFDALNTWELFKLQNPSTGEWKIIVKGANIPQPKPAGIKYPFAIVVTGNFDQISKLGTTESFLILSSLKEGILLNLNFFEKISEILIFKKEEKEKNFSLILKEENPLAPYRFVDRNVKIGNTYEYKVMVISGSGNQWFGPVSIKYDYLTSEIKAFSQISGSKLKLNLYLEEEDEIELYLKDPSGRNVKKILENRFSKGNHSLVFDLSNYRIPSGIYFLNIKGKSGIDFKIKISVLY